In Vigna unguiculata cultivar IT97K-499-35 chromosome 3, ASM411807v1, whole genome shotgun sequence, a single genomic region encodes these proteins:
- the LOC114176721 gene encoding metacaspase-3-like: MASRQERCIHCGVLLVVPPEVNVFQCGVCHGITHLRPSTPPWTQAYNSFHSFTGRFRGFLNTIRSTASVNTNSGGYYGANSFGLYPQPQSLRPSFHAHGSKRAVVCGIRYHGKSYKLKGSINDAKCMKYFLIKHYGFPSDSILMLTDDKEERNQLRIPTRYNILMAMRWLLENTQSGDSLVFHFSGHGTQEISMDGNEIDGLDEAICPVDYEEQGKILDDEINTAIVRPLPRGAKLHAIVDACHSGTVLDLSFVCKMNREGYYSWEDQRFPRANKGTSGGLAVSISACEDSQTSIDTSALSGTEATGVLTYSFIQTVQNEPGLSYGRLLSAMRSSIRGTKTGIVPLNGPIASLFNRLLGMELRQEPQLSSSEVFDVYTSRFVL; the protein is encoded by the exons ATGGCAAGTAGACAAGAAAGATGCATCCACTGTGGAGTTCTACTTGTGGTGCCACCAGAGGTTAATGTCTTTCAGTGTGGAGTGTGCCATGGCATCACCCACCTTAGACCCTCCACACCTCCATGGACTCAAGCCTACAATTCCTTTCATAGTTTCACTGGTCGTTTCAGAGGCTTCTTAAATACCATTAGGAGTACTGCTTCAGTTAACACCAATTCTGGTGGCTATTATGGGGCAAATAGTTTTGGCCTCTATCCCCAGCCTCAGTCACTCAGACCATCTTTTCATGCACATGGCTCAAAGAGAGCTGTGGTGTGTGGAATTCGCTACCATGGCAAGAGTTACAAGCTAAAAGGCTCCATCAATGATGCAAAATGCATGAAATACTTTCTCATTAAGCACTATGGCTTTCCTAGTGACTCCATTCTCATGCTCACAG ATGATAAGGAGGAGAGAAACCAGCTAAGGATTCCTACCAGATACAACATTCTAATGGCTATGAGGTGGTTGCTTGAGAATACCCAGTCAGGGGATTCGTTGGTGTTCCACTTCTCTGGACATGGCACTCAGGAAATCAGCATGGATGGGAACGAAATCGACGGGCTTGACGAAGCAATATGCCCCGTTGATTACGAAGAGCAAGGGAAGATACTGGACGATGAGATCAACACTGCAATCGTTAGGCCCTTACCTCGTGGAGCTAAACTTCATGCCATTGTCGATGCATGCCACAGTGGGACTGTTCTTGATTTGTCTTTCGTCTGCAAGATGAACAG GGAAGGGTATTACTCATGGGAAGATCAAAGATTTCCCAGAGCTAATAAAGGTACAAGTGGAGGGCTAGCTGTTTCTATTTCAGCTTGCGAAGATAGTCAAACCTCCATAGATACCTCT GCTTTAAGTGGCACTGAAGCTACTGGTGTACTGACCTATAGTTTCATCCAAACGGTGCAAAACGAACCTGGTCTGAGTTATGGTCGATTGCTGAGTGCCATGCGTTCCAGCATTCGAGGGACAAAAACAGGCATAGTGCCATTAAATGGTCCAATTGCATCGCTGTTCAATAGACTTCTTGGCATGGAACTGAGACAa GAGCCACAACTATCGTCTTCCGAGGTGTTTGACGTCTATACAAGTCGTTTTGTACTCTGA
- the LOC114177481 gene encoding metacaspase-3-like isoform X1 — protein sequence MMEAASKCRRYRKGVSMNGSKNISSSQSNEEAKVTCRCFKEECHCLLRSRTNSHFGNSTLGPHSSKKECGICCPVKKFGSKLLKLGNLGGSNKNENLLSGSLSHSVASSSAFSSTSRYNKRAVLCGISYRRKFRLRGIINDISNMKELLIKNFDFPNECIRILTEDEQNGNLIPTKHNIMESLRWLVKDCEAGDSLVFYFSGHGSQQPDFKEDEIDGFDETLCPVDYLIEGMIIDNEINSTIVWPLKKGVTLHAIVDACHSGTILDLLFVYNQESGIWEDNKPPSKEPIRKHSSGGLAICLSACEDNQTACDSSVFGGKGMNGVLTYLFTKAIREYPGITYGGLLQNMHQEIKKISRSKCNNRILPHIFNRKIAQDPLLSSSEKFDVSTTMLSL from the exons ATGATGGAAGCTGCATCTAAATGCAGAAGGTACAGAAAGGGTGTATCTATGAATGGGTCCAAAAATATCTCTAGTTCTCAGTCAAATGAGGAAGCAAAGGTTACTTGTAGATGTTTCAAAGAAGAGTGTCACTGCTTATTGCGCTCGAGAACAAACTCACACTTTGGCAATTCAACTTTGGGACCGCACAGTTCAAAGAAAGAATGTGGAATATGCTGTCCAGTGAAAAAATTTGGATCCAAATTGTTGAAACTTGGTAATCTAGGAGGttcaaacaaaaatgaaaatttgctTAGTGGGTCATTATCTCATTCAGTGGCCTCTTCCTCAGCGTTTTCTAGCACTAGCAGGTATAATAAACGAGCGGTTCTCTGTGGAATTTCTTACAGAAGGAAATTCAGACTCAGAGGAATCATCAATGATATTAGTAACATGAAGGAACTGCTGATCAAGAATTTTGACTTTCCAAATGAGTGCATACGAATCCTCACAG AAGATGAACAAAATGGCAATTTGATACCAACGAAACACAACATAATGGAGTCTTTAAGGTGGCTTGTGAAGGACTGTGAAGCAGGAGACTCATTAGTGTTTTACTTCTCGGGACACGGTTCTCAGCAGCCAGATTTCAAAGAAGATGAAATTGATGGGTTTGATGAGACTCTTTGCCCTGTTGACTATTTGATAGAAGGAATGATCATTGACAATGAAATCAACTCCACCATAGTTTGGCCACTAAAGAAAGGTGTCACACTTCATGCCATTGTTGATGCATGTCATAGCGGCACAATTCTTGATCTTCTCTTTGTTTATAATCAAGAAAG TGGCATTTGGGAGGATAACAAGCCCCCTTCAAAAGAACCTATAAGAAAACATTCGAGTGGTGGATTGGCGATTTGTCTGAGTGCTTGTGAAGATAATCAGACAGCTTGTGATAGCTCT GTTTTTGGTGGAAAGGGAATGAATGGTGTTCTGACTTATCTTTTCACAAAAGCAATAAGAGAATACCCTGGAATAACTTATGGGGGTCTCCTACAAAATATGCATCAAGAGATTAAGAAGATTAGCCGAAGTAAATGCAATAACCGCATATTGCCACATATCTTCAATCGTAAAATTGCACAG GATCCTCTTCTATCATCATCAGAGAAATTTGATGTTTCTACGACAATGTTGTCCTTGTGA
- the LOC114177481 gene encoding metacaspase-1-like isoform X2, giving the protein MMEAASKCRRYRKGVSMNGSKNISSSQSNEEAKVTCRCFKEECHCLLRSRTNSHFGNSTLGPHSSKKECGICCPVKKFGSKLLKLGNLGGSNKNENLLSGSLSHSVASSSAFSSTSRYNKRAVLCGISYRRKFRLRGIINDISNMKELLIKNFDFPNECIRILTEDEQNGNLIPTKHNIMESLRWLVKDCEAGDSLVFYFSGHGSQQPDFKEDEIDGFDETLCPVDYLIEGMIIDNEINSTIVWPLKKGVTLHAIVDACHSGTILDLLFVYNQESGIWEDNKPPSKEPIRKHSSGGLAICLSACEDNQTACDSSLLT; this is encoded by the exons ATGATGGAAGCTGCATCTAAATGCAGAAGGTACAGAAAGGGTGTATCTATGAATGGGTCCAAAAATATCTCTAGTTCTCAGTCAAATGAGGAAGCAAAGGTTACTTGTAGATGTTTCAAAGAAGAGTGTCACTGCTTATTGCGCTCGAGAACAAACTCACACTTTGGCAATTCAACTTTGGGACCGCACAGTTCAAAGAAAGAATGTGGAATATGCTGTCCAGTGAAAAAATTTGGATCCAAATTGTTGAAACTTGGTAATCTAGGAGGttcaaacaaaaatgaaaatttgctTAGTGGGTCATTATCTCATTCAGTGGCCTCTTCCTCAGCGTTTTCTAGCACTAGCAGGTATAATAAACGAGCGGTTCTCTGTGGAATTTCTTACAGAAGGAAATTCAGACTCAGAGGAATCATCAATGATATTAGTAACATGAAGGAACTGCTGATCAAGAATTTTGACTTTCCAAATGAGTGCATACGAATCCTCACAG AAGATGAACAAAATGGCAATTTGATACCAACGAAACACAACATAATGGAGTCTTTAAGGTGGCTTGTGAAGGACTGTGAAGCAGGAGACTCATTAGTGTTTTACTTCTCGGGACACGGTTCTCAGCAGCCAGATTTCAAAGAAGATGAAATTGATGGGTTTGATGAGACTCTTTGCCCTGTTGACTATTTGATAGAAGGAATGATCATTGACAATGAAATCAACTCCACCATAGTTTGGCCACTAAAGAAAGGTGTCACACTTCATGCCATTGTTGATGCATGTCATAGCGGCACAATTCTTGATCTTCTCTTTGTTTATAATCAAGAAAG TGGCATTTGGGAGGATAACAAGCCCCCTTCAAAAGAACCTATAAGAAAACATTCGAGTGGTGGATTGGCGATTTGTCTGAGTGCTTGTGAAGATAATCAGACAGCTTGTGATAGCTCT TTGTTGACGTGA
- the LOC114175032 gene encoding pectate lyase 1-like has protein sequence MAFLKLQYLFLALLIFFFLSKLTFAKQSKINGLKMNVIDRCWRKNSEWRMHRYQLATCSVGYAGKMINNIGNDLIHYKVTDASDDPINPKPNTLRYGTSIIQGKVWITFQKDMQIKLEKPLLISSFTTIDGRGVNVHIANNACLMIFKATNIIIHGIRIHHCKPQAPGIVMGPEGKVIPLGHVDGDAIRLITASRIWIDHNTLYDCQDGLLDVTRGSTDVTISNNWFKNQDKVMLLGHDDGYVRDKNMKVTVVYNHFGPNCNQRMPRIRHGYAHVANNFYQGWLQYAIGGSMEPSLKSEANLFVAPMIGNKEVTWRKSSDKSGGTWNFHSIRDIFENGASFNITKGGGVQKPNYTKEQNFKVLDAKFVRSLTRSSGVL, from the exons ATGGCATTTCTTAAACTTCAATACTTGTTTTTGGctcttttgattttctttttcctttcaaaaCTTACTTTTGCAAAGCAATCAAAGATAAATGGTTTGAAAATGAATGTTATTGATCGATGTTGGAGAAAAAATTCTGAATGGAGGATGCACCGATATCAATTAGCCACATGTTCTGTGGGTTATGCGGGCAAGATGATAAACAACATTGGTAATGACCTTATTCATTATAAAGTTACCGACGCTAGTGATGATCCTATAAATCCCAAGCCCAACACCTTGAGGTATGGAACTTCTATTATTCAAGGTAAAGTGTGGATCACATTCCAAAAAGACATGCAAATTAAACTAGAGAAACCCCTTCTCATCAGTAGTTTTACCACCATTGATGGTCGAGGTGTTAACGTCCATATCGCTAATAATGCATGCTTAATGATATTTAAG GCCACTAACATAATTATCCATGGCATTCGAATTCATCATTGTAAACCTCAAGCCCCTGGGATCGTAATGGGGCCTGAAGGAAAGGTGATTCCTTTAGGCCATGTAGATGGGGATGCAATAAGATTGATTACAGCTTCAAGGATTTGGATTGACCATAATACACTTTATGATTGTCAAGATGGTTTGCTTGATGTAACACGAGGTTCTACTGATGTGACTATCTCTAATAATTGGTTCAAAAATCAAGATAAGGTTATGCTTCTTGGACATGATGATGGATATGTGAGAGACAAGAATATGAAGGTTACAGTGGTGTACAATCATTTTGGACCTAATTGCAATCAACGCATGCCAAG GATTCGTCATGGATATGCACATGTAGCCAACAATTTTTATCAAGGATGGCTTCAATATGCCATTGGTGGAAGCATGGAACCTAGTCTCAAAAGTGAAGCTAACCTCTTTGTAGCACCAATGATAGGAAATAAGGAG GTAACATGGAGAAAGAGTAGTGATAAAAGTGGAGGTACATGGAACTTTCATTCAATAagggatatttttgaaaatggaGCTTCATTCAATATAACAAAAGGAGGAGGTGTACAAAAACCGAATTATactaaagaacaaaattttaaagttcttGATGCCAAATTCGTGAGATCATTGACACGTTCATCTGGTGTGTTATGA